Proteins found in one Arthrobacter pascens genomic segment:
- a CDS encoding MerR family transcriptional regulator — protein MDWSIQDIARIAGTTSRTLRHYDDIGLLKPSRTGHNGYRYYNQDALVQLQRILLLRGLGLGLPVISQVLDDQADAAKALAGHLEWLRQEQDRLARQIASVRQTIDAVKGGGEIMAEDMFNGFDHTQYKDEVEERWGKDAYAKGDSWWRGMSAEEKSAWKQRSQQLGADWIAAATAGIAPDSAEAQAVAKRHIEWLTAIPGTPASDKGGGKAGVKAYVTGLGEMYVADPRFGANYGGHEGAVFVRDALRFYAEQNL, from the coding sequence ATGGACTGGTCCATCCAGGACATAGCCCGGATCGCAGGCACCACCAGCAGGACGCTGCGCCACTACGACGACATCGGCCTGCTCAAACCGAGCCGGACGGGGCACAACGGCTACCGGTATTACAACCAGGACGCGCTGGTGCAGCTCCAGCGCATCCTGCTCCTGCGCGGGTTGGGCCTTGGCCTGCCGGTGATCAGCCAGGTGCTCGACGACCAGGCGGACGCCGCCAAGGCGCTCGCCGGCCATCTGGAGTGGCTCAGGCAGGAGCAGGACAGGCTGGCGCGGCAGATCGCGTCGGTCAGGCAAACCATTGACGCAGTGAAAGGAGGCGGCGAAATCATGGCAGAGGACATGTTCAACGGTTTCGACCACACGCAGTACAAGGATGAGGTGGAGGAGCGCTGGGGGAAGGACGCGTATGCGAAGGGGGATTCGTGGTGGCGCGGCATGAGCGCCGAGGAGAAGAGCGCCTGGAAGCAGCGCTCGCAGCAATTGGGCGCTGACTGGATTGCGGCCGCCACCGCCGGCATCGCACCGGACAGTGCGGAAGCCCAGGCCGTTGCGAAGCGTCATATCGAATGGCTGACGGCAATTCCCGGCACACCGGCCTCTGACAAGGGCGGGGGCAAGGCGGGCGTCAAGGCGTACGTCACCGGTCTCGGCGAGATGTACGTGGCTGACCCGCGGTTCGGCGCGAACTACGGGGGCCACGAGGGGGCGGTCTTCGTCCGGGATGCGCTGAGGTTCTACGCGGAGCAGAACCTGTAA